A single window of Cottoperca gobio chromosome 9, fCotGob3.1, whole genome shotgun sequence DNA harbors:
- the LOC115013997 gene encoding protein transport protein Sec24C, whose product MMDIPTANQSQTPCQPWAGQNGWSPASPQGPPCNPLPSFQHLSLSSPSDQRPCYEHLQASNPGCQSDFATSSSRNITHYSTLNDSNGDQSVQRVIPDAHVSSMVPAASQGRYIPPCSLPLMKEGTQPRKPQQMPFYSPHSPYQGISPPFQPPHTHHYSLNGPQSPHQKHLPFSPSAFGVNQSPQCTPQPVFERASVESSVGYTHNHASPQQPQWTLEANSRGTINEFVPNAAAQDITPQSPNSESRYGLDPELLPSVVKVIADDRAEWEGKVFVSEPFSRLPPLATTSCVIEDRGNASPLAIRSASYCVPCEGQTALLSRLPLGALVTPLAKQNAGEPLPVCNEPECVMSCGCCGAAMCPAMGWQDCGQRFYCPFCGKLSEVPWQHYQPTKGVEGARVDKDKRPELSMGSYEILNSQKGEPAALLLAIDVSASAVRGGHLEFATQQILNLLTSLKREDDEALSNVRVGLMTYDSRIHLYDLSPALSRPHMLVITETEDLQLPVREGLLVSLKDCIDSIDSVLQLIPQFSAVDCDDSSGVPIELPVKAGLAVLQALSCPGKLLIFHTAPLMETGHTNSSSGFFGSNKPKSIFQPSELAISLAKECVSQGCGVHMFVLSQQDVGGAWPGHIPYLTGGALYTYSHLQGELDRERFSSDLKSIVETDSGYKAELRFFVSKDMRVSGCYGPFLPGPSPSQVTMATLDWRTTVAVELAHNRALDETRGVAIQAVLSYSTQTGDRRTRVHTLTLRCSRHLQDAFRQYQAQTLLTFYCKKIYCTVLERPLQELREELQTEVTEAFASYRRHCCSASVSAGQLVLPQYLRALPVYINSLRKSEVLLPGLRSSIHQRLQQRCQVLSMDTCSTSAHFYPRLLPLPLSGDRSISPDPEEALRCCAASLQPGCLYLIHAPLTLLLWVGTQVPACTLVELFNNSCFSSLPSGETKLPVLENPLSISVRSLINTLNSQALCARKLWVVKQGDTCEEALQRHLVEDKSPNGGASYADFLYHLHVNSVRLLQ is encoded by the exons ATGATGGACATCcccacagccaatcagagccagACACCCTGTCAGCCGTGGGCGGGCCAGAACGGCTGGTCCCCAGCTTCACCTCAAGGACCCCCCTGCAACCCTCTGCCCAGCTTTCAGCATCTTAGCCTGAGCTCCCCTTCTGACCAGAGACCCTGCTACGAGCACCTGCAGGCGTCCAACCCCGGCTGCCAGAGCGACTTCGCCACCTCTTCATCCAGAAACATCACTCATTACAGCACGCTTAATGATAGTAATGGTGACCAGAGTGTGCAGCGGGTCATTCCCGATGCTCATGTTTCATCCATGGTTCCGGCTGCAAGCCAAGGAAGATATATACCTCCATGTTCTCTCCCTCTTATGAAGGAAGGGACGCAGCCTCGCAAGCCCCAACAAATGCCATTTTACTCCCCTCACAGCCCTTACCAAGGAATATCTCCCCCTTTCCAGCCCCCACACACTCACCATTATTCACTGAATGGACCTCAGTCACCACACCAGAAACATTTGCCCTTCAGCCCTTCAGCATTTGGTGTAAACCAGAGTCCACAGTGTACACCTCAGCCTGTGTTTGAGAGAGCCAGTGTGGAGTCCTCtgttggatacacacacaatcatgccTCGCCACAGCAGCCTCAGTGGACACTTGAAGCAAACTCAAGAG GAACCATTAACGAGTTTGTTCCCAATGCGGCTGCACAGGACATCACGCCACAG TCTCCTAACTCTGAGTCTCGTTATGGCCTGGACCCAGAGCTGCTGCCCAGCGTT GTGAAGGTGATTGCGGATGACAGGGCAGAGTGGGAGGGCAAGGTCTTCGTCTCAGAGCCTTTTTCCCGTCTTCCTCCTCTGGCAACTACTTCCTGTGTCATAGAGGACAGGG GTAACGCCAGTCCTTTAGCCATCCGCTCCGCCTCGTACTGTGTGCCCTGTGAAGGGCAGACTGCCCTGCTCAGCCGTCTGCCGCTGGGAGCTCTGGTCACTCCTCTAGCAAAACAAAATGCGGGAGAG CCCCTGCCCGTATGCAACGAGCCAGAGTGTGTTATGAGTTGTGGTTGTTGCGGAGCCGCCATGTGCCCGGCGATGGGCTGGCAGGACTGTGGTCAGAGGTTTTACTGCCCCTTCTGTGGTAAACTCAGTGAAG TGCCGTGGCAACACTACCAGCCCACCAAAGGGGTGGAGGGGGCTCGAGTGGATAAAGACAAGAGGCCTGAACTCAGTATGGGGTCATACGAGATACTCAATTCTCAGAAG GGTGAACCTGCTGCACTGCTTCTAGCCATAGATGTGTCTGCGTCAGCGGTGAGAGGAGGACATTTGGAGTTTGCAACACAACAAATACTCAATCTGCTCACCTCACTGAAGAG GGAGGATGATGAAGCCTTGTCAAACGTCCGCGTTGGTTTGATGACGTATGACAGTAGGATCCACCTGTACGATCTCAGCCCCGCCCTGTCCCGCCCACACATGCTTGTCatcacagagacagaagacCTGCAGCTTCCTGTGAGGGAGGGGCTTCTGGTGTCCCTGAAGGACTGTATCGACAGTATCGACAG tgtgttGCAGCTTATTCCGCAGTTTAGTGCGGTAGACTGTGATGACTCGAGTGGAGTTCCCATCGAGCTGCCTGTCAAAGCAGGGCTCGCCGTACTTCAG gctCTGAGTTGTCCTGGCAAGCTGCTGATCTTCCATACTGCCCCTCTGATGGAGACGGGACACACAAACTCGTCCTCAGGGTTCTTTGGCTCAAACAAACCAAAG TCCATCTTTCAGCCGTCAGAGCTAGCCATCTCATTGGCCAAGGAGTGCGTCAGTCAGGGCTGCGGCgttcacatgtttgtgctctcCCAGCAAGACGTGGGCGGGGCTTGGCCAGGGCACATACCATATCTAACAGGTGGAGCTCTGTACACCTACAGCCACCTCCAG GGAGAATTGGACAGAGAGCGTTTCAGCAGCGATCTCAAGAGTATTGTAGAGACGGACTCGGGCTACAAGGCTGAGCTCAGGTTTTTTGTCAGCAAAG ATATGCGTGTGTCCGGCTGTTATGGACCTTTCCTCCCTGGGCCTAGTCCCAGCCAGGTCACCATGGCGACTCTTGATTGGAGGACAACAGTGGCTGTGGAGCTCGCACACAACAGAGCTCTGGATGAGACGAGAGGTGTAGCCATACAG gCGGTGTTGTCTTACAGCACCCAGACCGGAGACCGGAGGACCAGAGTTCACACTCTGACCCTGCGATGCTCTCGTCACCTTCAGGACGCTTTCCGGCAGTACCAGGCCCAAACACTGCTCACCTTCTACTGCAAAAAAA TTTACTGTACAGTGTTGGAGCGCCCCCTTCAGGAGCTGAGGGAGGAGCTGCAGACGGAGGTCACAGAAGCGTTTGCTTCCTACCGCAgacactgctgctctgcttcagTGTCTGCCGGACAG CTGGTCCTCCCTCAGTACCTGcgagcacttcctgtttacatcaaCAGTCTGAGGAAGAGCGAGGTGCTGCTGCCGGGCCTGAGGAGCTCCATCCACCAGCGGCTGCAGCAGCGCTGCCAGGTGCTCAGCATGGACACCTGCAGCACCTCCGCACACTTCTACCCTCGGCTGCTGCCTCTG CCGCTGTCAGGTGACCGCTCCATCTCCCCAGACCCAGAGGAGGCACTGCGCTGCTGTGCTGCCAGCCTGCAGCCCGGATGTCTGTATTTAATTCACGCACCCCTCACCCTGCTGCTCTGGGTGGGCACCCAAGTCCCAGCATGCACCCTGGTCGAACTCTTCAACAACAGCTGCTTCTCCTCCCTGCCCTCTGGAGAG acCAAGCTGCCAGTTCTTGAAAACCCTCTGTCCATTAGTGTTCGATCCCTCATCAACACACTGAACTCCCAGGCTCTCTGCGCCCGCAAG ctctgGGTGGTGAAGCAGGGTGACACCTGCGAGGAGGCCTTGCAGCGCCACCTGGTGGAGGACAAGAGTCCCAACGGAGGGGCGTCCTATGCAGACTTCCTCTACCATCTCCACGTCAACTCTGTCCGGCTTCTGCAGTga
- the LOC115013928 gene encoding uncharacterized protein LOC115013928, with translation MMDNHKSHLPCQSWASQNGWSTTSTQGPHVNPLPSSQHLSLGSSSDQRPSYEHLQESNQSCMSDLGTLSSRNTPHHSDLYKASHISINPSSNTLFANAAIPGSSHIISFSQQSPHTSSLLLTANQGKNIPPLSLPQINQSPQPCRPQHPPLLSPHNLYKAPFQPPLTNQGLPNGLLPISTSQSTFEGVNVEFVGVAGYTHSHASSMSQEQWIPSPNCMVAVNESVPDAAAHPKNAPSQEGSISSPASNERQRLVLLHQRAQLLQQVAELDKLLESIQPEDSSGGPSPHTAMQSPPSMDDSSQGEQTETAQQVQLPAGTSKSHLSSECSSPASYDEHSEACDTPEGPMSPNVKLEKIENASAESEDESDPDYSPNSDGDFSDCLSHPDVGSSDESSHSRPSTPTNEKPSLPERKEARSGSSMFKDKTVPPPKQIHAANLKINTVVLPCSNSKARRVYDRRNYCLFCSKPVSKMSRHLERIHSDKTEVAAVFQYPIKSKERMKLWNRLINQGNFAHNKDVLKTGKGQLAVRKRPSKTRKAQDFLHCLHCRGLFMKKALHRHMKFCPEKVKNEDEFGRKNIASRCVLETLGDLGISDGFKSILSEMIYDDVTQAVMEDDVILQFGELLLSQNGSDPKKHDYIRQNLRQIARLVLEAKKITPLEKLEDFFLPSSFPHVVSAVNVLAGYNAENQMYSIPSLAIKLGYHLQKTCGIVEGNAVKCGDASLAESARNFLSVYQKKWNKLISAGALTTLRKTKLKTAKKVPFAQDVKRLNFHMENVHLLTEKTLRDSPSPENYAALAKVILSRTIFFNRRNVREVSSVEISDFMSRKKSKLHDGMDISVSDFEKKMCGSFARVDIRGKCGRTVPVLLKPSFETAMELLIKVRETCGVPSKNPYLFGRPHALSAYAGAECIQKYVKECGAADPETLTSSKIRKHYGTMLQLINLDENEADQILGPNNEVRSLRQDSSMQLDDVEMDSGERGPQAASWDQKEFSGARHGQSHGAPTSANMTVTPNPIKPGKKGSNQGKHKWEEAEVLAVERHMMCLIQGHKVPQKNDCIQCLEAEPEALRTRSWKGVKDYVRNRITALKRQSGTSASTNSNMSGQIEPQQSNGHFHQL, from the exons ATGATGGATAACCACAAGAGCCACTTACCCTGTCAGTCGTGGGCGAGCCAGAATGGCTGGTCTACTACTTCAACTCAAGGACCCCACGTCAACCCTCTCCCCAGCTCTCAGCATCTCAGCCTGGGCTCGTCTTCTGACCAGAGACCCTCCTACGAACACCTGCAGGAGTCCAATCAGAGCTGTATGAGCGACCTCGGCACCTTATCCTCAAGAAATACCCCTCATCACTCTGATCTGTACAAAGCCTCGCACATCAGCATCAATCCGTCATCAAATACGCTGTTTGCCAACGCTGCCATCCCGGGTTCCTCTCACATCATTTCCTTTTCCCAGCAAAGCCCTCACACTTCATCGTTGCTACTAACTGCAAACCAAGGAAAAAACATTCCCCCACTATCTCTTCCCCAAATAAACCAATCTCCACAGCCTTGTAGGCCCCAACATCCACCACTTCTCTCACCGCACAACCTTTACAAAGCCCCATTTCAACCTCCATTAACCAATCAGGGTTTACCAAATGGACTTCTGCCCATTAGTACATCTCAATCTACTTTTGAAGGAGTGAATGTGGAGTTTGTTGGTGTCGCTGGATACACTCACAGCCATGCCTCATCCATGTCTCAGGAGCAGTGGATACCTTCACCAAACTGCATGG TCGCCGTAAACGAGTCTGTCCCTGATGCAGCTGCTCATCCTAAAAACGCACCATCGCAAGAGGGGAGCATTAGTTCACCG GCCAGCAATGAGAGACAACGTTTGGTGCTTTTACATCAGCGCGCACAACTACTTCAACAAGTGGCAGAGTTGGATAAACTT CTGGAATCCATACAGCCAGAGGACAGCAGCGGTGGGCCGTCTCCACACACAGCTATGCAG TCTCCCCCATCAATGGATGATTCATCTCAAGGTGAACAAACTGAGACTGCACAGCAGGTTCAGCTGCCTGCAGGAACGTCTAAG TCACATCTGTCATCGGAGTGTTCGTCACCTGCATCCTATGATGAACACAGCGAGGCCTGTGAtacaccagagggtccaatgtCACCAAATGTCAAATTAGAG aaaatagaaaatgccTCAGCGGAGTCGGAGGATGAAAGTGACCCTGATTACTCGCCCAACAGTGATGGGGACTTCTCTGACTGCCTCTCTCACCCTGACGTGGGCTCTTCAGATGAATCCAGTCACAGCAGACCCTCAACCCCCACAAACGAAAAACCTTCTCtgccagaaagaaaagaagctaGATCAGGAAGTTCTATGTTCAAGGACAAAACTGTCCCTCCTCCAAAACAGATTCATGCAGCTAATCTGAAAATTAATACGGTAGTGTTGCCATGTTCAAATTCTAAAGCACGCCGCGTTTATGACCGGAggaattattgtttattttgctcTAAGCCAGTATCCAAAATGTCACGACACCTTGAGAGGATCCACAGTGACAAAACAGAAGTGGCAGCTGTATTCCAGTATCCCATCAAATCCaaagaaagaatgaaattaTGGAACAGACTCATAAATCAAGGAAACTTTGCTCATAATAAAGATGTCTTGAAAACAGGAAAGGGCCAACTTGCTGTCCGCAAAAGGCCGAGCAAAACTCGTAAAGCCCAAGACTTTCTTCATTGTCTTCACTGTCGAGGTCTTTTTATGAAGAAGGCTTTGCACAGACACATGAAGTTTTGCCCGGAGAAAGTGAAGAATGAGGACGAGTTCGGAAGAAAGAATATCGCATCTCGGTGTGTCCTTGAAACTTTAGGAGACCTTGGCATTAGTGACGGTTTCAAGAGCATTCTGTCCGAGATGATATACGACGATGTGACGCAAGCCGTCATGGAAGACGACGTCATCTTGCAGTTTGGCGAGCTCCTGTTAAGTCAGAACGGATCTGATCCGAAGAAGCATGACTATATAAGACAAAACCTCCGTCAGATAGCAAGACTTGTACTCGAAGCGAAAAAAATAACCCCTCTGGAGAAACTGGAGGACTTCTTTCTCCCTTCGAGCTTCCCACATGTGGTGTCTGCAGTGAACGTGCTGGCAGGCTACAATGCAGAAAACCAAATGTACAGCATTCCTTCACTTGCCATCAAGCTTGGCTACCACCTACAGAAGACCTGTGGTATCGTCGAGGGCAACGCAGTGAAGTGTGGGGACGCAAGTTTGGCAGAGTCGGCGCGAAACTTCCTCTCTGTGTACCAGAAAAAGTGGAACAAGCTCATTTCTGCGGGTGCATTAACAACACtcaggaaaacaaaactgaaaacagcGAAGAAGGTGCCGTTTGCTCAAGATGTGAAGCGCCTGAATTTCCACATGGAGAACGTTCATCTTCTTACTGAAAAAACCCTCCGAGACAGCCCTTCTCCAGAGAACTATGCCGCTCTGGCCAAGGTGATACTCTCTCGGACAATATTTTTCAACAGGAGAAATGTGCGAGAGGTATCGTCGGTGGAAATAAGCGATTTCATGTCCCGGAAAAAGTCAAAGCTGCATGATGGCATGGACATATCCGTCTCagattttgaaaagaaaatgtgcggGTCCTTCGCTAGAGTTGACATACGAGGGAAGTGTGGGAGAACGGTCCCCGTTTTACTGAAACCGTCATTCGAGACGGCTATGGAGCTTCTCATAAAGGTGCGCGAGACATGTGGCGTGCCCAGTAAGAATCCCTACCTGTTTGGCCGACCACATGCACTGTCGGCCTACGCTGGGGCAGAGTGCATCCAGAAATATGTCAAAGAGTGTGGCGCTGCAGACCCTGAAACGCTGACATCCTCAAAAATCCGGAAGCATTACGGAACAATGCTACAGCTGATCAACCTGGATGAAAATGAGGCCGACCAAATTTTAGGCCCTAATAATGAAGTCCGAAGCCTGCGACAGGACAGCAGCATGCAGCTGGATGATGTTGAAATGGACTCTGGTG agagaggaccaCAAGCTGCGTCATGGGATCAAAAAGAGTTTTCCGGTGCACGCCATGGACAATCGCATGGAGCACCAACGAGCGCCAACATGACTGTAACTCCAAATCCGATCAAACCGGGCAAAAAAG GCTCAAATCAGGGCAAACATAAATGGGAGGAAGCAGAGGTTCTTGCTGTTGAAAGACACATGATGTGTTTAATTCAAGGACACAAGGTGCCTCAGAAAAACGACTGCATTCAGTGTCTTGAGGCTGAGCCAGAAGCTCTGAGGACCCGTTCATGGAAAGGTGTGAAGGACTACGTCAGAAACAGGATTACTGCCCTAAAAAGGCAAAGTGGAACTTCTGCATCCACAAACAGTAACATGTCTGGGCAAATAGAACCACAGCAGAGTAACGGACATTTTCATCAGTTATAG
- the LOC115013667 gene encoding nuclear factor 7, brain-like codes for MAEKTSLVESFLNCHVCSETFRDPVSLSCNHSFCSSCLQNFWEQSKNRNCPICKRKSSKDKLLVDFALKELADCFAERLKVGSSETEKGEKKVEVLCSKHPEEPRLFCKDEDRVLCPVCEFSLHQSHTVVPVEQAVSELKDQLTCDLESLQDKRDKHKQVEETYNKVIQEHLLSTETQIRAEFNKLHQFLKEEEESRLAALREEEEQKGKTISREMKMIQEQISSLSHSISAVEEDLQKHKVPFLSSYKATQTRARVQCSLSDPQLLSGALIDVAKHLGNLTFRVWEKMKEKVHFSPVLLDSNTANCWLYLSDDLTSVRCGDTKQQLPDNPERCTEYADVLGSEGFSSGKHSWEVEVGDHPNWFVGLVKESVDRKGERHASQKSGIWCLSHRSGKYTNGAGETVRVKKNLQRIRVQLDYDRGEVSFSDPEDMTHICTLRDTFTEKLFPWFGIGEAGEDKTTDIKMCPTEISL; via the coding sequence ATGGCTGAGAAAACCTCTCTTGTTGAAAGTTTCCTGAACTGCCACGTGTGTTCAGAGACTTTCAGAGATCCTGTGTCTCTGAGCTGCAACCACAGCTTCTGTTCCAGCTGCCTGCAGAACTTCTGGGAACAAAGTAAGAACAGAAACTGTCCCATTTGTAAAAGAAAGTCCTCAAAAGATAAATTACTTGTGGACTTTGCACTGAAGGAACTGGCTGACTGCTTTGCTGAGAGGCTGAAAGTTGGATCATCTGAGacggagaaaggagagaagaaggtggaggtgTTGTGTAGTAAACATCCAGAAGAGCCTCGATTGTTTTGTAAGGATGAAGATAGAGttctgtgtcctgtctgtgaGTTTTCTCTCCACCAGAGTCACACGGTGGTTCCTGTAGAACAAGCAGTCAGTGAGCTGAAGGACCAGCTGACATGTGACTtagagtctctgcaggacaagagggacaaacacaaacaagtggaGGAAACATACAACAAAGTGATTCAAGAGCACCTGTTGTCCACAGAGACGCAGATCAGAGCAGAGTTCAACAAGCTCCACCAGTtcctgaaagaggaagaggagtccaGACTGGCAgctctgagggaggaagaggagcagaaggggAAGACTAtcagcagagagatgaagatgattcaggagcagatctcctctctgtcacacagtatCTCTGCTGTTGAAGAagacctgcagaaacacaaggtgCCATTCCTCAGCAGTTATAAAGCCACTCAGACCAGAGCCAGAGTCCAGTGCTCACTGTCAGAtccacagctgctctcaggAGCGCTGATAGATGTGGCCAAACACCTGGGCAACCTGACCTTCAGAGTCtgggagaagatgaaggagaaggtcCACTTCAGTCCTGTCCTTCTGGACTCAAACACTGCAAACTGCTGGCTCTATCTGTCTGATGATCTGACCAGTGTGAGATGTGGAGACACAAAGCAGCAGCTTCCTGATAATCCAGAGAGATGCACTGAGTATGCTGATGTTCTGGGCTCTGAGGGCTTCAGCTCAGGGAAACACAgctgggaggtggaggtgggagaTCATCCTAACTGGTTTGTAGGTTTGGTTAAAGAGTCAGTTgacaggaagggagagagacacgcTTCACAGAAAAGTGGAATCTGGTGTTTATCACATCGCAGTGGGAAATACACTAATGGTGCTGGTGAGACTGTCAGAGTGAAGAAGAATCTCCAGAGGATCAGAGTCCAGCTGGACTATGACAGGGGGGAGGTTTCCTTCTCCGACCCTGAAGACATGACTCACATCTGCACTCTCAGAGACACTTTCACTGAGAAACTCTTCCCATGGTTCGGTATTGGAGAAGCTGGTGAAGATAAAACTACTGATATCAAAATGTGTCCCACTGAGATTTCTCTGTGA